The DNA segment tgtttcgttatcttttgagcctttgcttgcgatacctagaactaaattgaggaaacccttgtctgtcgaagttgctactggtaaacctcttgttctcgattctgttatttgtgattgtcagttgaaccttgataaccatctttttcctattgaccccACGCCAATgtaacttgggagcttcgacgttatcattggtatggattggttaaccaaacaccacgctgaggtggtttgtttcgataagattgttcgtattcctcttccgtctggcgatgttttggaagttcgtggcgagaagcCATCTAgcggtttgaagcttatgtcgtgtacaaaggcccagagttatttgagaaaaggatatgttgctttgttgatgcagattttgtgtccgatgcttgtcgaatagattagttattattttacgctgaatttgtaatagttagtgaaacggtctatcgaacgtgtatagacccgctcgtttgaagtggtcaaacgagagggttattcggttgaccgtgtgtgtttgctagacagtttatggttgtttaatgttggtgtcgaaggataaggcatcgaaggattgtgtatccttcgatgagctcgaaagatatccatcgaaggttgaagatggacctcgaaggatatggcatccttcgaggtatgtgtgtatctttcgaaagctggatggtcgacagatgatctatcgaccagtcagtttaatccttcgaccgtgcaacctgtgtttggtataaataccaacaccttgtcatttgcaacacaagagtgagagcacaagtgtgtgcaagagagtgataggaggtttgagtcctcaccgggagaaatcaccacttgatttctccctggatgtatacttctttggtattagttcggttatcatgtaatcgggccgacttgtaatgttttactaccggattaatgcaaagttgtttgtttatcatctctttatctcttccatctttgaacataaacatgaaaatcacggattggatcccgaaacacggacctacaattggtatcagagccatggtgctcgatttagtaaaactaaccgtttactaagtcacatgtgctctagatctgtgatttttgtgggtttttgttcaagatgtaaaaatggtaaaaatgagaaaaactcagatctggacccgaatattcagatctgtgataaaacgagtgttgggttttatgtttttctcctaaatcttcaagttttcttcatcaaaaatcGTGTACGAGCGTTTTCATCGAATCTGCAGATTACCCAGGTTgctgtgttcttgatgttcttcacatcttcataaTTTGAAAGATGTAAAGAACTTCGAAGGATCAGTTAACTGCTCGAAGGGTCATCTCACTGAATTCGAAGGGTCACATCTGCATATTTCGTAAGATGATAAGGCTGCTCGAAAGGTCAATCATTTCCCAACTGTGTTCGAAGGGTCAGATCCAAAACTTTGAAAGATCATTTAAATTTTCGATAGATCAACTCCAATCCTTGAAAGATTGGATTACTGTTTCGAAAGGCTATCTTAAATTTCGAAAGGTCATCTTGTGTTTCGAAGGGTCAGATCAACAATTCATAGGTCACCTTTATCATCTAactgacttcgaaagatcaaGCAAAATCTCGAAGGGTCATTTCACTTTCTTCGAAACATCAACTGTTTTCGAAGGATCATTGTCGAAAGATCCGATTGATGTTTTTGTTTCGAAAGATCTTAGTCTTCAACAACCAACAACTTCGAAAGTTATACTGATATGTtcgaaagatctttgtttgtctTTCTTTTGATTCAGTTTTCGAAGGATAACCAATTGTGAATGGCGGCTGGTTGTTGTTTTTATCGAGGAAGTAAAAGAGGTCAGGAAATGATGTTGTCGGCTAAGAATAAATGGAAGGATAGGGTTGGTCGAATTTAGCGGTGGTGCTTTTatcaattaataaaaaaaaatatatatcaaagcTGTTAAAGATCAAGTGGTGACAATAAAACACTTGTCTATTTTCTTGTTTTCCTTGTGTGCACAGCCAACCACACAAATGATTTGCTTACAAATATATATGAGACAATTGTGTGATTGGTTATAGGTTTCGGTCCACTAAAACAACAGCCCATACAAAGAGGTCCAATAAAAGTGTTTCTGCCCACATGCATTCTACACGTACATGAAACCAATTTCTTTCAAGCATGTGAATTTTAGTCAATGGTATGAcgtcatcatgacatcatcatgatgatgtcatgatgaccTGTCAAGCGGGAAACGTTCTcagctctccgtgcttcgcgtgtcgaactctggggcgcacgacggaggaatgtcgtgacgtcgggcttgagccggacctaaccgagtcgaaccgagccgagtcgcgtccacacaaggtgtatcaaagtgaaaatctagcGCCTAAAGTTATATTTTGCTAGGTTTTTCTATTGGGCCCGTTTGATGTGAAATTTTGggcaaatgttaaaaaaaaaaaaaaaaaaaaaaattggaacaAAGGTTTTTGATGCAGATAGGGGTCGGGTGTTCGCGAAAGTTATTTGAGTTGATTTTTAACATCAAATTCGTATGGGTTTTGGGAGCACGCGGGATGATGCGGGATGATGCGGtatgatgaaaacaagagatgatgaaaacttgatgtttgaaaaattgtggggtagtcacagttaccgatgcaatggcaaaaatggtgacgcgactattatgggccaaacacAACACGATATGTTCGCTTCTGCGCATCagtatttatgattgttaccggttattcggaaatcttcgaaaggattttgtttattgtcatattctcgcatttgaagacgaacgtatgaacctggaacgtctataccggtcctaacgagttcacaaagtctttggtctttggggggatacaagtcagatcctacggggtaccaggggacgttcttattcaactagattatgcaaagaagaaagtcatgttcgtgaattttcggaaccgagaacattcaataaagattgatgacagttctgctcagtggagggaattggtgaacatttgacgacagtttctttgaagtggaaagaatctgttaaggtttagagattttaccaaagaaatggggggataaaaattttcaaatgttgaatttcttcggtaaatttctaaacgcaatcacaggtggtagagtttgtgattttctggtgttacaaacggttctgcgtggaatgttttgcacagacgcttgaagatcaagacttgatgcagttgttaaagaatggaacccttatcaaatgccggttggagtattggaagatcggcggaagatcggtcaattgagtcctttgaggaaattgcacaacactcaacacggatgcGCGTACTctgagggggaaatattatacaatgagcatcaagatactacttacctggatcatcggtcaagggggaatttgtttacacagagaagatgattacttgactgaagatcgatgattgcagttgcattttcagcattcgacagcaacggacaagggggaatttgttgatgcagattttgtgtccgatgcttgtcgaatagattagttattattttacgctgaatttgtaatagttagtgaaacggtctatcgaacgtgtatagacccgctcgtttgaagtggtcaaacgagagggttattcggttgaccgtgtgtgtttgctagacagtttatggttgtttaatgttggtgtcgaaggataaggcatcgaaggattgtgtatccttcgatgagctcgaaagatatccatcgaaggttgaagatggacctcgaaggatatggcatccttcgaggtatgtgtgtatctttcgaaagctggatggtcgacagatgatctatcgaccagtcagtttaatccttcgaccgtgcaacctgtgtttggtataaataccaacaccttgtcatttgcaacacaagagtgagagcacaagtgtgtgcaagagagtgataggaggtttgagtcctcaccgggagaaatcaccacttgatttctccctggatgtatacttctttggtattagttcggttatcatgtagtcgggccgacttgtaatgttttactaccggattaatgcaaagttgtttgtttatcatctctttatctcttccatctttgaacataaacatgaaaatcacggattggatcccgaaacacggacctacatgcttttctagcacatgtcaccgaggagaaagacaagagtaagagtattcaggatattccgattgttcgggattatccagaggtgtttcctgatgaactgcctggtttgcctccagttcgtcaagttgagtttcatatcgaccttgtacccaatgccaacccgattgcgaaagcaccttatcgccttgcaccttcggagatgcacgagttatcgaaacagcttcaagagttatctgataaaggattcatctgtccgagttattcaccttggggagctcctgtcctcttcgggaaaaagaaagatgggtcttttcgaatgtgtatcgactatcgtgagcttaataagcttaccatcaagaatcgatatcccctacctcgaattgatgatctctttgaccagctgcaaggtgcttcatgtttttctaagatcgatctgcgttctgggtatcatcaacttcgtgttttcgaagaagatattcccaaaactgctttccgcacgagatatgggcattacgagtttacagtcatgcctttcggcttgacgaatgctccagctatctttatggacttaatgaatagggtctgtaaaccttatttagacaagttcattattgtgttcatcgacgatattctcatttatttgAATACTCGAGCcaatcacgagcaacaccttcgcttaacgttggaactccttaagaaggaacaacttttcgctaaattctccaagtgtgaattctggcttaaagaagttcagtttctgggtcatatagtcaacgagcaaggtattcatgtggatccatccaagattgttgctattaaggattggagtacgccaacggcacctacagagattcgatcttttcttggtcttgctggttattatcgtcgattcatttctaatttctcgaaaattgcggttccactcactgatttgactcagaagaataagccttttgagtggggacccaaacaagaagaagcgttccaaacgctgaagcggaagttatgtaatgctcctgttctatctctgcccgagggaagcgatgatttcgttgtctattgcgatgcgtccaacttaggccttggttgcgtcctcatgcaacgaggtaaagttattgcatatgcatctagacagctgaaaatccacgagaagaactatacgactcatgatcttgagctaggagctgtggttttcgcgcttaaaatctggagacactacctctatggcacgaagtgtgtggttttcacagaccacaaaagtctccagcatattcttaatcagaaagagctgaacatgaggcaatgacgttgggttgaactcttgaacgattatgattgcgagattcgctaccaccctggtaaggcgaatgtcgtggccgatgcgcttagtcgaaaagagcgagtcaagcttcattctgttcaaacactatctgatcttcaaactcgtgttcttcaagctcagcaattttgtgtttcacaaaatttgataggtgaGGAGTTGCCGCTTCAACTTAAGCTTAAGCTCGAAAGGAAAGGCGAGGGTTTACTctacttcaaggatcgtttgtggattccgaaacaagacgatcttcgcaccctagtgatggacgaatctcacaagtctcgatattctatccatccaggtgctgataaaatgtacaaggatcttcgtactaagttttggtggcctggtatgaagaaagaagttgccttgtatgtagcgaaatgcctaacttgtcttaaagtcaaggctgaacatcaacgaccttctggtttgcttgtacaaccagagataccggtttggaagtgggagagccttgcgatggatctcatcactaagttaccgcgtacatctaaaggtcacgatgctatttgggttgttatcgatcgattaacgaagtcagctcattttctcccgattcgcgaggacctatctgctgataaacttgcaaagatttatgttgatgagattgtttcacgacatggtgttcctttggatatcatttctgatcatgatgctcgattttcatctcatttctggaagaccatgcaatctgctatgggaacccaactaaatctaagcactgcttatcatccccaaacagatggtcaatctaaaaggacgattcaaactttggaggatatgcttagggcatgcgtgatagactttggtggtaattgggattctcatctgccaatgatcgagttctcttacaacaatagttatcatgctagcatcaatatggcaccattcgaagctctctacggtcgaaaatgtcgttcacctgtctgttggaacgagactggtgaagctcagcttactggacctgagctcgttctagaaacaacagataaaatcaagaaaattcgcgagaatgttgtgacagctagaagccgtcaaaagagttatgcggatatgcgacgcaagcccttagaatttcaagtcggagatcgtgccctgctcaaggtttcaccttggaaaggagtcgtgagatttggaaagaaaggaaaacttgcacctcgatatgtgggaccattcaagatcgtggaaagaattgggaaggttgcctatcggCTAGAGCtgcctccagagcttggaaatattcatccgacttttcacgtgtccaatctgcgaATGTGTTTAGCTGAcgttgatcttcacattcctctcgacgagatctgAATCGATGAtgcgatgcactttgtcgagaaacccgtggagatagtggaccgtacattcaagcagttgaaggacaaacggattcatttggttaaagttcgttgggagtccaaacgtggcccagaatttacttgggaacgcaaggatcaaatgatgaccaaatatccGCAATTGTTTTCACaggcttcctctagttaaaatttcgggacgaaatttcatgaagtaggggagactgtgacaactgtgctctgtaatctctgtacgatgtaaaacaatgttgattattaataaaacaatgtgctttggtgttattatatgtgttttgatgtattatgtgtgtatttgtgtttggtgatttttacaattcgattcgattccaatttcaagctctaaatcgctttctggaaggttctacgcgcactaatgcgtaaatataaccagtttaatgcaacaaacactacggaatagtgaaataggcttaacataccttaaataacctccatataacttagaaataagttttggatggttcggtgtgttaaaatcaaccttgttcgatcgcagggactatttgtgtcaaattgcgaaactataccgatttgtatggtatcgaacactccggaacttgatcataagttaaacataccttaaataacctttacctagcttagaaataggctttgaggggttcggtatgctaaaacaaactttattgatcaatagggactaaaagcgtcaaaaagtgcacaagtttgcattttcgcgcatatcttacgttctgaatacatccggacatccaaaaatttatgtaaacattaaaatattatgttttagtgtttggcataataaaaatccattcgtcgcgccaTTTGGActgtttttgcgttcgttacgacttccgtcgtaattaaccgaacaacgcaatcatacgaccaaaagaaccgacatccggcatatttttgagcatatttcaagttccctacactttaacttcattttagagccttaaaatgggtttgacgggtgtttgAAGTGCCAAAACTCGACCATGCGCgcacaggggccaaaactgtcaaaatgaaaacatagctggtctgcaggtcccttacggaccgtatggggttgctacggtccgtaagcccctcccagatcagcagaaatgctTTCCAGCTATTCccagctgttacacacttatgcacatggtttctcctaaactatgggctggttttgggtgccaatggttttgtaaatcagtgggtacgaggtgtaaggctcagatcgaagctcggtttccaagaaacgatcctaacggttgtggatttcctataaatacccaacccccacTTCATTCattcccacatttgatctgagttttctgtaagtggttgtgtttgtgcacttcctacctgagattacttaGAATCAAACCTtgtggggaccttctgtaagtattctttcgcatttttcgttcgtttctatcgttaaagtcaaactgtgtttgactttctgctttgaccagtttatggtcaacgcgaagttcgtttgaacttcataacgtgagcgtaatcacgatggttatagtccctagtgactatacctactgattaccacgttatctaggcttagtgacgagtcgtagtttcggccaaaatgcgttttctcgcgtattttgtaaccaaactactctaggatgtcaaaaccgtttgttttcatatcaaaacctgttttctaacttaactaaacatgtttcgacatgtttagctcgtcacttgttagtttagtgcttatgtagagtcgtaagtcaagcggactaaacatccgcttagactttcgaacacgacccgtctggtcgatcattaggatccgaccaaacacgtttagtgaccatagtagcgtagggaataaccttccggggttataccttatggtcacttaggtttgattagtcgcatgataagtagtttatgtgcccttggtaaattaccaaaatacccttttcatacataattggtaattaagcatatgtaacttaaacttttgaaacataactgattatgtaacataattaaacatgtatgggcatataatacttgtcataggactagttagacgtctcgaacgcgcttttgcgtgcacgacgcgttaaagtagcgtaagctaccttaatgggtcgtgatgggtcgaaagcacttaggttaggttctgatttaggatgtaggctttgttaaaccatatcacatgagttccaacactcatttggtttacaagacctcattctgtccgatcttccgatttaggcgtctattgtttgactagtggttcgattatttggagctacttgatttctctggtttgctcgagtttgtttgaagttctattgattgaggatactttgcacttcatgtgagtacatagttcccctattttactatttttttaaatgttttggggtgactcatatgtacgaaatgttttcaaagtttaaacgatgatttcaaaaacgattaaaatgatttttactaaactaagaacgatttcgataagtgaacaaacttgttggttgtagttacataacgaatgacattcattagcattgatcaagccgactagtattaggttatggtaccataggatctgataaatcccgttactttactacacccatggttatgtgtgggggttgtgggtagcgactgaatctgatgtttgttaacttaccctttggtggtttgttaatacgacaacgagttgaacgatggacgagtcacaaaggtttgaatgttgttaacgagacgaccatttataagttttcacaattaaaacgatgacgatttaaacgatttggaaacgagtgaacgattggaaacgatttgggaacgagtaaacgatttgggaacgatttagaaacgatgttaaacgatttcgataaacgattggtttttggttaagtgtttagataacgagacgggggtaatgtggtgaaaacatggtagatacgccattggtacttcttatatataagtgttttcataatactacatatcgtggcgttatttagttcacttaggtaaacgattttgaaacgatgtcacacaacaatgtttttctaagagatataaactatacgagtttttaacgagtttttacaagatgttttacaagttggttttctaaagcaaatgtttttgggttaagaatcatggctacgaagttttataaactataacccgcttgatttgagttggttaattaagttgcaatatgatactcttttcaaaacaaagtttttaataaagtattgcaacacttaaactagccatgaattcgacactcctataaaacctatgtactcgccagcatttctttgctgactaagtttttacatatgtttcaggtgttgatgcttgaatgactactaggatgcatgcgtcacataggatctggacgaggccttagtgacataataatagtgatagacgatgtaaaacttgtttattctatgttaagacaatgcaatgcttaattttatcaataaaacgaaaaactttttgtatccatggttatgaaacaatagcttctgttacaacactccccgacgtttccgccacggtttcttgtcctacgtggtcggggtgtgacaatcatcACCATTATCATCCTTATCATATTTGTCATCTTTATCATCTTtggcatcatcatcttcatcttcatctccaAACATTTCTTTCAACTCTTCATCGTCGTCATCAACTTTATACTTATTCAACTTCTCCTTTAAACAACGACGTTCAACTTCGATTCTTCTAAGACTTGCCTCTTCACTATGAATCACATCCTTCACTTCTCCAACAGGAATAATAGCAAGGTTCACTTCAATATCTGCCTCAACCTCTACCTCTGTGTCTTTCATCTCAACATCATTAGTATTCACTTCAACGTTAGAAACATTTACCTCTACATCAGGCTTTGGTTGTCTTGCTTGCTCGTCGAACCAAGaatctcttctttatcaatcaCAAGATCCTTTCTTTTATCTTTCAGCGCCTCTGCAGCCTCTTCAGCGTCTCTTTTCTCTTTCTCCATCCTCCGAGCCCCAGCTCTCTGGATCTCTATTTCATCAAAAGTTGCTTAAACATTAATACCAAGATGGTTTTCTATCACAGCATACAACATATTGAGTTATTCATCCTTAACTTCTTTTTCTGCTCTCAAAGCTTTAATATCTTTCTTCAGAATTTCATTTGCACTTGTTGACGATACTTGCAGATCAGCATACATCTCCATCATTGTTCTGTTAGAATCATCTATTGCTTTGTATTGCGCTTCAACATTCATAATCTTTTCTGCCAGCTCTTCAACTACATTTGTCAGCCCTTCAACCTCATTTCTCAAAGCAACATTCTCTGCTTCAACATCTTTAAGCTTTTCTTTTACAGCTTTGAGTTCTGCTTCAGCTTTGGCTTTTTCTAGAATACTCACTTTCTTTGTCAGAGCATTAACCTTTCCATCATTAAACCAATCACCAAAATCAGACGGAAGATCAGTAGGAACCTTTTGAAAACCATGGCTTGAACTCTGTGAAGTTTGTGGTTTCTTTGATGCTGAACAAGGTTCTTCCACTGTCTTTTGAGGTTGTTCTGGTGTCTTTTTACGTACTTCTTCAGGTATTGGAATGGAAGTTGTATCTTTTCTACCTTTCTTTCTCCTTGACACTTCACCAGTTGGACGTGCTTTGCGCTTTCTTATTCCTTTCTTTTTCAACTTTTCTTTCTCTACTGGAGTTGGCTCGTATGTAGCATCTTCTTCGTCAGACACTTTCTTTTTCTTTGGAATTTTCTTCAACTTGAGCTTTCCACTTATGTATGAAGTAGGTGCCATCTGTGTTAAATCAATTTCACTTTCTGTTTCACTCGAATCAGTATGCACCTCACCTTCAACGAACGTTTCTTTCAAACCTTCTCCAACAGCTTCAGCTTCAACATTCTCAGCAGTCTTTTCCGCATCTTTATCAACTTGAGCAGTAGACAATCTTTCATAATCAGCAAGAGACATTTTGAGATGATCAACTCCTTGATTAATCGCTTCTTATGGAGGAATTACAGGCTCATCAACCAAGTGAGGTGGAGATTTCTTCTTCTTTGTATCTGCAACATAAACATTAACATTTTTAGTAAAAGATTCAAATGATTTATCTATCAACCTTTCTGGTGATTCCTGCTTCTTTGTTTTACCCTTTAAAACAACTTTCGACGGTGTCACTTTCGGTGTTCTCATCCTCGACTTTTCTTCTTTCACAAACCACCATGTTGTCTTCTTAAGAACAAGCGGCTCCATTCTTTTTGGCTCATCATCTGAAACACTATTGTCCTGTCTCCATTTGTCATCCTTTGGAGCTTTATAATCCGGCTTCTTTATAGCAGCAAATTTCTGTCTATACTtcatgtgacaacccgtaatctAGAGAGCTTTTCCTTGTGATTGGTCTTATTTACATATGATACTTCGATGTAATATGTGTACCTTAAATGAATTGTCTGTTTAAATGTGAATGATGACGAGTTTGTGTTTTGCATGAATGTTATAAGTTgtatttttgtgtgtgtgttaaaATGGATTGCACATGGATCTTGGGTCGTAAACCCATTCATTGATCGCACAATCCTCGAAACCATGTGGGCTCCTTCGAGCCCAAATGTCCTTAAACCCAAACCGAGCCCAAACCCACCCCTCGTGGCATGCGCATATGTATATAGGGTGCATAGTATTCCTTTACTAAGTTTTAGCAAACCCTACTTCCTCATCTTCCCCAAAATTCGACGGCAGTCCTCTCCACTCGATCAGAGCATTTTCTCAGCCCTACCACCTCCCTCGACATCTTGTAATTTGGTTAGTGTTTGTATTCACTTTTGTTTCTGCTAATCATCTTGTCCTCGGCCATATGTGAATTGTTGTGTATTGGATGTTGTTCTTAGAGTTATGTGTTAGAATGACCAATGAAAGTGATTAGGGATAAAATCTATTGATGATGTGGGCTGATGATGCTAAGTAAAATATACCATGCTTAAATATTGTGTTGACAAACTAGGATTCATGGTGATTGATGCGAGATTGTAAAGGTTTAGAGATCATTTGCTTATGATGATTGT comes from the Helianthus annuus cultivar XRQ/B chromosome 4, HanXRQr2.0-SUNRISE, whole genome shotgun sequence genome and includes:
- the LOC110933671 gene encoding glutamic acid-rich protein-like, giving the protein MEKEKRDAEEAAEALKDKRKDLVIDKEEILVNTNDVEMKDTEVEVEADIEVNLAIIPVGEVKDVIHSEEASLRRIEVERRCLKEKLNKYKVDDDDEELKEMFGDEDEDDDAKDDKDDKYDKDDNEITEHSCHNDDDQDGASGLLITKPSGPTTIKDFLNDELNEQREEDQHHGESSSGTKHADIHEVFLNLPKLIYLNHTEEDGELVENWTRSPC